The following coding sequences lie in one Arabidopsis thaliana chromosome 3, partial sequence genomic window:
- the EDS1 gene encoding alpha/beta-Hydrolases superfamily protein (enhanced disease susceptibility 1 (EDS1); CONTAINS InterPro DOMAIN/s: Lipase, class 3 (InterPro:IPR002921); BEST Arabidopsis thaliana protein match is: alpha/beta-Hydrolases superfamily protein (TAIR:AT3G48080.1); Has 536 Blast hits to 485 proteins in 45 species: Archae - 0; Bacteria - 4; Metazoa - 2; Fungi - 2; Plants - 491; Viruses - 0; Other Eukaryotes - 37 (source: NCBI BLink).), translating into MAFEALTGINGDLITRSWSASKQAYLTERYHKEEAGAVVIFAFQPSFSEKDFFDPDNKSSFGEIKLNRVQFPCMRKIGKGDVATVNEAFLKNLEAIIDPRTSFQASVEMAVRSRKQIVFTGHSSGGATAILATVWYLEKYFIRNPNVYLEPRCVTFGAPLVGDSIFSHALGREKWSRFFVNFVSRFDIVPRIMLARKASVEETLPHVLAQLDPRKSSVQESEQRITEFYTRVMRDTSTVANQAVCELTGSAEAFLETLSSFLELSPYRPAGTFVFSTEKRLVAVNNSDAILQMLFYTSQASDEQEWSLIPFRSIRDHHSYEELVQSMGKKLFNHLDGENSIESTLNDLGVSTRGRQYVQAALEEEKKRVENQKKIIQVIEQERFLKKLAWIEDEYKPKCQAHKNGYYDSFKVSNEENDFKANVKRAELAGVFDEVLGLMKKCQLPDEFEGDIDWIKLATRYRRLVEPLDIANYHRHLKNEDTGPYMKRGRPTRYIYAQRGYEHYILKPNGMIAEDVFWNKVNGLNLGLQLEEIQETLKNSGSECGSCFWAEVEELKGKPYEEVEVRVKTLEGMLGEWITDGEVDDKEIFLEGSTFRKWWITLPKNHKSHSPLRDYMMDEITDT; encoded by the exons ATGGCGTTTGAAGCTCTTACCGGAATCAATGGTGATCTAATCACCAGATCATGGTCAGCCTCGAAGCAAGCTTACCTAACCGAGCGCTATCACAAGGAAGAAGCAGGAGCAGTCGTAATCTTCGCTTTCCAACCATCTTTCTCAGAGAAAGATTTCTTCGATCCGGACAATAAATCTTCCTTTGGAGAAATCAAGTTGAACCGTGTTCAGTTTCCTTGTATGAGGAAAATCGGTAAAGGTGATGTAGCTACTGTTAACGAAGCTTTCCTCAAGAATCTTGAAGCTATCATTGATCCAAGAACCTCATTTCAAGCTTCT GTGGAAATGGCTGTGAGGAGTAGAAAACAGATAGTGTTCACAGGACATTCCTCAGGAGGTGCAACTGCAATCTTAGCAACAGTTTGGTATTTGGAGAAATACTTCATACGCAATCCAAATGTTTACCTTGAGCCTCGTTGTGTGACATTTGGAGCTCCTTTGGTTGGTGACTCTATCTTCAGTCACGCACTTGGGAGAGAAAAATGGAGCCGGTTCTTTGTGAACTTTGTCTCAAGATTCGATATTGTCCCTCGGATTATGCTTGCTCGAAAGGCGTCTGTAGAGGAAACTTTGCCTCATGTTCTTGCCCAATTGGATCCCAGAAAGTCTTCCGTCCAAGAGAGTGAACAGAGAATAACAGAGTTTTACACAAGGGTGATGCGAGACACATCAACTGTTGCAAACCAAGCTGTTTGTGAATTGACTGGAAGCGCAGAGGCGTTTTTAGAGACCCTTTCTAGTTTCCTTGAGCTAAGTCCTTATAGACCCGCCggtacttttgttttctctacaGAGAAGAGATTGGTTGCAGTGAACAACTCGGACGCCATTCTTCAAATGCTGTTTTACACTTCTCAAGCCAGCGATGAACAAGAATGGTCTCTAATTCCATTTCGAAGTATCAGAGATCATCATAGCTATGAGGAACTGGTACAGTCGATGGGAAAGAAGTTGTTTaatcatttggatggagaaaACTCAATAGAGTCTACGCTCAATGACCTTGGAGTG AGCACAAGAGGCAGACAGTACGTTCAAGCTGCAttagaggaagagaagaaacgagtagagaatcagaagaagattatTCAG GTGATCGAGCAAGAGAGGTTTTTAAAGAAACTAGCATGGATAGAAGATGAATACAAGCCAAAGTGTCAAGCCCATAAAAATGGGTATTATGATTCCTTCAAAGTTTCAAATGAAGAGAATGACTTCAAAGCAAACGTCAAGAGAGCTGAGTTAGCCGGTGTTTTTGACGAGGTGCTTGGTTTAATGAAGAAATGTCAACTTCCAGATGAGTTCGAAGGGGACATAGATTGGATCAAGTTAGCAACTCGATACCGCAGATTAGTTGAGCCTCTTGATATTGCAAACTACCATCGACATTTAAAGAACGAAGACACAGGGCCGTACATGAAAAGAGGAAGACCAACCCGCTACATATATGCTCAGAGAGGCTACGAACATTATATACTGAAGCCAAACGGAATGATTGCAGAAGATGTATTTTGGAACAAGGTAAATGGTCTTAACTTAGGGTTACAGCTAGAAGAAATTCAAGAGACTCTAAAGAATTCGGGATCCGAGTGCGGATCATGCTTTTGGGCTGAGGTTGAAGAACTCAAAGGAAAGCCATACGAGGAAGTTGAGGTAAGAGTTAAGACATTAGAAGGGATGCTTGGAGAATGGATCACAGACGGGGAGGTAGATGATAAGGAAATATTTCTGGAGGGTTCAACGTTTAGAAAGTGGTGGATTACGCTTCCCAAAAATCACAAATCGCATTCTCCTCTGCGAGACTATATGATGGATGAAATAACAGATACCTGA
- the EDS1 gene encoding alpha/beta-Hydrolases superfamily protein (enhanced disease susceptibility 1 (EDS1); CONTAINS InterPro DOMAIN/s: Lipase, class 3 (InterPro:IPR002921); BEST Arabidopsis thaliana protein match is: alpha/beta-Hydrolases superfamily protein (TAIR:AT3G48080.1); Has 35333 Blast hits to 34131 proteins in 2444 species: Archae - 798; Bacteria - 22429; Metazoa - 974; Fungi - 991; Plants - 531; Viruses - 0; Other Eukaryotes - 9610 (source: NCBI BLink).), translating to MAVRSRKQIVFTGHSSGGATAILATVWYLEKYFIRNPNVYLEPRCVTFGAPLVGDSIFSHALGREKWSRFFVNFVSRFDIVPRIMLARKASVEETLPHVLAQLDPRKSSVQESEQRITEFYTRVMRDTSTVANQAVCELTGSAEAFLETLSSFLELSPYRPAGTFVFSTEKRLVAVNNSDAILQMLFYTSQASDEQEWSLIPFRSIRDHHSYEELVQSMGKKLFNHLDGENSIESTLNDLGVSTRGRQYVQAALEEEKKRVENQKKIIQVIEQERFLKKLAWIEDEYKPKCQAHKNGYYDSFKVSNEENDFKANVKRAELAGVFDEVLGLMKKCQLPDEFEGDIDWIKLATRYRRLVEPLDIANYHRHLKNEDTGPYMKRGRPTRYIYAQRGYEHYILKPNGMIAEDVFWNKVNGLNLGLQLEEIQETLKNSGSECGSCFWAEVEELKGKPYEEVEVRVKTLEGMLGEWITDGEVDDKEIFLEGSTFRKWWITLPKNHKSHSPLRDYMMDEITDT from the exons ATGGCTGTGAGGAGTAGAAAACAGATAGTGTTCACAGGACATTCCTCAGGAGGTGCAACTGCAATCTTAGCAACAGTTTGGTATTTGGAGAAATACTTCATACGCAATCCAAATGTTTACCTTGAGCCTCGTTGTGTGACATTTGGAGCTCCTTTGGTTGGTGACTCTATCTTCAGTCACGCACTTGGGAGAGAAAAATGGAGCCGGTTCTTTGTGAACTTTGTCTCAAGATTCGATATTGTCCCTCGGATTATGCTTGCTCGAAAGGCGTCTGTAGAGGAAACTTTGCCTCATGTTCTTGCCCAATTGGATCCCAGAAAGTCTTCCGTCCAAGAGAGTGAACAGAGAATAACAGAGTTTTACACAAGGGTGATGCGAGACACATCAACTGTTGCAAACCAAGCTGTTTGTGAATTGACTGGAAGCGCAGAGGCGTTTTTAGAGACCCTTTCTAGTTTCCTTGAGCTAAGTCCTTATAGACCCGCCggtacttttgttttctctacaGAGAAGAGATTGGTTGCAGTGAACAACTCGGACGCCATTCTTCAAATGCTGTTTTACACTTCTCAAGCCAGCGATGAACAAGAATGGTCTCTAATTCCATTTCGAAGTATCAGAGATCATCATAGCTATGAGGAACTGGTACAGTCGATGGGAAAGAAGTTGTTTaatcatttggatggagaaaACTCAATAGAGTCTACGCTCAATGACCTTGGAGTG AGCACAAGAGGCAGACAGTACGTTCAAGCTGCAttagaggaagagaagaaacgagtagagaatcagaagaagattatTCAG GTGATCGAGCAAGAGAGGTTTTTAAAGAAACTAGCATGGATAGAAGATGAATACAAGCCAAAGTGTCAAGCCCATAAAAATGGGTATTATGATTCCTTCAAAGTTTCAAATGAAGAGAATGACTTCAAAGCAAACGTCAAGAGAGCTGAGTTAGCCGGTGTTTTTGACGAGGTGCTTGGTTTAATGAAGAAATGTCAACTTCCAGATGAGTTCGAAGGGGACATAGATTGGATCAAGTTAGCAACTCGATACCGCAGATTAGTTGAGCCTCTTGATATTGCAAACTACCATCGACATTTAAAGAACGAAGACACAGGGCCGTACATGAAAAGAGGAAGACCAACCCGCTACATATATGCTCAGAGAGGCTACGAACATTATATACTGAAGCCAAACGGAATGATTGCAGAAGATGTATTTTGGAACAAGGTAAATGGTCTTAACTTAGGGTTACAGCTAGAAGAAATTCAAGAGACTCTAAAGAATTCGGGATCCGAGTGCGGATCATGCTTTTGGGCTGAGGTTGAAGAACTCAAAGGAAAGCCATACGAGGAAGTTGAGGTAAGAGTTAAGACATTAGAAGGGATGCTTGGAGAATGGATCACAGACGGGGAGGTAGATGATAAGGAAATATTTCTGGAGGGTTCAACGTTTAGAAAGTGGTGGATTACGCTTCCCAAAAATCACAAATCGCATTCTCCTCTGCGAGACTATATGATGGATGAAATAACAGATACCTGA